In Streptomyces camelliae, the sequence ACCGCACCGGTCCGGCCGGCCGCCGCATGATGTGCGCCTCCGCCTCCGTGCAGGTCTGCGTGGACGCCGGGCACGAGGAGCCCGGCCCGCTCGGGCATGTGCGGCGCTGGTGGCTGGCGCATCACCTGGGCGCGGTCCTGGTGGCCGCGTTCGCCAACTCCCCGCTGATCGGCCAGGAGCCCACGGGCTGGCTGTCCACCCGGCAACTGCTGTGGACGGAGATCGGCGCCGACCGGGCGGGCGCTCCCCCGCTGGACGACGGTCCGCGGACCGCCTGGGCCCGGCATGTGCTGGACTCACCGGTGATGTGCGTCCGCCAGGACGGCGGGCCGTGGGAGGTGCCCGAAGGGCTCACCTTCCGGGAGTGGACCCGCTCCGGGTCGCCCCGGCCGCCCACCCGGGCGGACCTGGACTATCACCTGACCACGCTGTTCCCGCCGGTCCGGCCGCGCGGCCATCTGGAGCTGCGCATGATCGACGCGCAGCCCGGCGAGGACGGCTGGATCGTGCCGCTCGCGGTGACGGCAGCGCTGTTCGACGACCTGGAGGCCGCCGAGACGGCGTACCGGACCGTGAAACCGCTCGCGGAACGCGCCCTGGACCGGCCGGCCCCCCACAACCCCCTCTGGACCGACGCGGCGCGGCACGGGCTCGCCGATCCGGAACTGCGCGAGGCCGCCGCCGTGTGTTTCGCGGCGGCGCTCGGGGCGCTGCCCCGGCTCGGGGCCACCACCGAGGTCACCGACGCGGTGGCCGCATACCTCGACCGTTACGTCGCCCGGGGCCGCTGCCCGGCCGACGACCTGCTGGACCTGCGGCGCGACATGGGCGCGTCCCGGTCCGGCCGCACCGGGGGCACCCCCGCCGACCGTCGGAGGAAGGACATCCGCACATGACCG encodes:
- the egtA gene encoding ergothioneine biosynthesis glutamate--cysteine ligase EgtA — encoded protein: MSDSKSDGGDCTDHRTAVTEAEVEALVKGICFKTGPPRALGVELEWLVHDVDAPQVPVTPERLEAAYAALRAVPLRSPLTVEPGGQLELSSPPAASLMECIRTVSADLDTVRGALAEDGLTLVGIGHDPWHTPRRFLHEPRYDAMEICLDRTGPAGRRMMCASASVQVCVDAGHEEPGPLGHVRRWWLAHHLGAVLVAAFANSPLIGQEPTGWLSTRQLLWTEIGADRAGAPPLDDGPRTAWARHVLDSPVMCVRQDGGPWEVPEGLTFREWTRSGSPRPPTRADLDYHLTTLFPPVRPRGHLELRMIDAQPGEDGWIVPLAVTAALFDDLEAAETAYRTVKPLAERALDRPAPHNPLWTDAARHGLADPELREAAAVCFAAALGALPRLGATTEVTDAVAAYLDRYVARGRCPADDLLDLRRDMGASRSGRTGGTPADRRRKDIRT